A single Lolium perenne isolate Kyuss_39 chromosome 6, Kyuss_2.0, whole genome shotgun sequence DNA region contains:
- the LOC127326415 gene encoding NAC domain-containing protein 4 — protein MEHDVQQEQQQEPMELPPGFRFHPTDEELITHYLARKTADPRFAPLAVGEADLNKCEPWDLPSRATMGEKEWYFFVVKDRKYPTGTRTNRATESGYWKATGKDREILRGRSLVGMKKTLVFYTGRAPRGGKTGWVMHEYRLEGKHAAVPYSLPRAATSKDEWVLCRVFKKSLELPVASNGKKGTSYTGTADVVAGSSMSMAGVGLASCVLPPLIDVAAGSGGGSTFAPPTPSHVACFSNALEGQFLHPPFLLPSAPATTNAPQRAADHLAMDPASPFMASAQMQYAQEAAGGMVQELLHGGGGSVWYPKGERERLSGGGASQDTGLTSEVNPAEISSSRQHMDHEANFWGY, from the exons ATGGAGCATGACGtgcagcaggagcagcagcaggaaCCCATGGAGCTTCCGCCGGGCTTCCGTTTTCACCCGACCGACGAGGAGCTCATCACGCACTACCTCGCCCGGAAGACAGCCGACCCCAGATTCGCCCCCCTCGCCGTCGGCGAGGCCGACCTCAACAAGTGCGAGCCGTGGGACCTGCCAT CTCGGGCAACGATGGGGGAGAAGGAGTGGTACTTCTTCGTGGTGAAGGACCGCAAGTACCCGACGGGGACGAGGACGAACAGGGCGACGGAATCTGGGTACTGGAAGGCGACGGGCAAGGACAGGGAGATCCTGAGGGGAAGGTCTCTCGTCGGCATGAAGAAAACGCTCGTCTTCTACACGGGGAGGGCCCCCAGGGGCGGCAAGACCGGCTGGGTCATGCACGAGTACCGCCTCGAGGGCAAGCACGCCGCCGTGCCCTACAGCCTCCCCAGGGCTGCCACGTCCAAG GACGAGTGGGTGCTGTGCAGGGTGTTCAAGAAGAGCCTGGAGCTGCCGGTTGCCAGCAACGGCAAGAAAGGCACGTCGTACACGGGGACGGCGGACGTCGTGGCAGGATCCTCCATGTCCATGGCCGGCGTCGGCCTCGCGTCTTGCGTCCTGCCTCCGCTGATAGACGTGGcggccggcagcggcggcggcagcaCCTTCGCGCCACCAACACCGTCACACGTGGCCTGCTTCTCCAACGCGCTGGAGGGCCAGTTCCTGCACCCGCCGTTCCTGCTCCCCTCCGCCCCCGCGACGACGAACGCGCCGCAGCGCGCCGCCGATCACCTCGCCATGGACCCCGCCTCGCCGTTCATGGCGAGCGCGCAGATGCAGTACGCGCAGGAAGCCGCGGGCGGCATGGTGCAGGAGCTCCTGCATGGCGGCGGAGGCAGCGTCTGGTACCCCAAGGGCGAGAGGGAGAGGctgagcggcggcggcgcctcgcaGGACACCGGCCTCACCTCGGAGGTGAACCCCGCCGAGATCTCCTCGTCGCGGCAACACATGGATCATGAGGCGAACTTTTGGGGATATTGA